CGCGCTCCGCCGCTGCGTTCGGTTCCTTGGCTCGGGCATCCAACAACGATTCGGCATGACCGGCACCCAGTGAAACGCGGAGGGGCTTGGGCTGATCGGTCGCGTGGAAAAAGACGGTCTCGTCTAGAAATATGAGCGCGTCGCCCGCCGCATACCCGAGACGCGCACCGTAGGTGTCTTCACCTTTGTCCACAGCAAACCGCAACTCGAGCTCGATCTCCCGGGTGGTATTGGCACCGTAGTGCAAGAGCGCAGACGCGCCGCCCTGTTCGCCCACAAGGCGGCGCAGCGACTGTGTCCGCATCAGCGGCACCATCCGCAGCGCTGTTAGAAGATTCGACTTGCCCGACCCGTTCGGTCCAATGAGCAAAGTGAGCGGTGTCAGCTCGAGGGTGACGTCGCGCAGTGAACGAAAACCTGCAATCCGAATCTGCGTCAGTTGCGACTTCATGGAGTGACCTCGTAGGCCCGCGTGATGGTCAACTTGTTGCCGTTGGTCATGGCCTAGCTCTCTTCCTGAACCTCGGCGCCGTTCGCCTCGCTCTTCTTCTTGCTGCTCCGCTTCCTGCGTCCCGCGCTCTTCTTGGTCGCCTTGCTGTTCTTGCGGCTCGCGCGTGAGCTCGGCGGTGGGAACCGCTTGCGCCACTCCTCGAGCAACTCCCTGCTGGGCCCGTCACTGCCCACGAGGGCCTGCAGCTCGGCCTTCAGCCTGCTCGCTGCCGTGGCGTCCTCGCGCGCCACGTCGGGAAGAAGCCGCCACGCGCTGTCGAGCAGAGCGATGCGATCGGCCAAGGGCACCCCGCCGTCCTCGAGCTCTTCGTCGATGGCGAGGATTGCCTTCAGGCGCTCGAGCGACGTCCAGCCTGCCCAGCCATACAGCGTGTCGACATTGTTGCGACCGGGCACCTCGGTGAAAGCGATGAAACGCTCCTTGGGGACATCGAGTTTGCCGCGCAGCTTCCAGTACTCGGGTTTGATAAAGTCACCAGTACGATACGACGGTGGAACTTCTGGTATGACTTTTTCCCCGGCATCCTCGCAACGCTGGTCCGCCCAGGTGCGTTCCCATACACTTCGCTTTGCTAGACCGCTCGGCTTGTAGATGTGAAACCGATGATTCGGTACCGCCTCCCCGAACATCGTCTGTGCGACGAGATGCGACAGATTGAAGTCACGACGTCCGGTGAGCACTTCGCACGCAGCTAGGACATGAGTGTCGCCCTGGAGGGCAGCTACGAGCTGTTGAATTGTCGCGGTCCGTCCCCGTTCCTGCGCGGCTGCTTCGACGTGCTCGGCAAGCCACGTAGTCAACGCCTGCTTCTCTTGGGACTCGTAGTCCGGTCTGTACCAGCGGCGCTTGAAGTTCGCCGTCTCGATCAATGCGAGCTCCGGGTTCCTGCGCGTCCGCTCACGCCGTGCCTCAATTCGAGCCCGTGTGCCGGACGAAACGGAGCGCGGAAGGGCGATAACCGGGTCCCATCGGTGACGCTCGAACCAGACGGTCGGAAGCTCATCTGCATCCTTTCCGTTTGCCAGAGCAGCACGGTTTGCGGCATCGCGTTGCGCGAAGTCCAAGCACCAAGGAAGATACGTTGGCAGTAGCGGTTCAACTTCATCGGGCGAAACCACATCGCTTTGGTCGTCTAGCCCGTAGAGGGCGTAACAGAGCCAGTCGAGTTCCTCCTGAAGGGCGGCCATGCGCTGAAAATCAAGAAAATCCTGCTCGCGACGCCTATCCAAGGCGCATCGAAGCTCTCGCGCGGTTAGCCACGACTCGACGTCGTCCAATATCACGCCTGCGTGCCGCTCAAGCCGCTCGCGCGCCAATAGGTCAAGCTGCTTTGCGTACTTGCTTGCCCGTTTGACGTCTTTGGCTATCGGAAAGAGCTTTGACTTCGTAGCATCGAACTCGTAGAACTGTTCCCAGTCCGTGACCGTGAGCCCCCCACCTTGACCACGAATGCCTTTGTTGTGGAAAACCTGCTTCATCCAGAAGCAGGCTACCGACGAGTTGAGCAGGCCGAGCAGCGCGAGGTGGTCGTCCTCGGTGGCGTCCGGCGGGAGCTTGATGACCGGTGCGCTTTGTTTGAACACCTTGCCGCCGCGTTCGAGAACGAAATGGTTGTGGGTTGCTACGAACGCGAATGCGATGGACAGGGGGGTGCGAAGGCGCTCTGCATAGTGCTCCAGGTGTTCGTACCAAGTCCCCCCACGCTGCTCGGGAGATTTTCCAAACACCGTTCGTGATCGCAGCAGCGTACGGAAGCTCCAGAAGTACTTCCTTACAGCAGGGTGATCGGCTGGGATAGGAGCGCCGCCCATCTCAACGTAGGGGTAGAGCACGTGCTCGCTTGGCTGAATGGACCAATCCCGTACT
This DNA window, taken from Pseudomonadota bacterium, encodes the following:
- the pglX gene encoding BREX-2 system adenine-specific DNA-methyltransferase PglX gives rise to the protein MKPADRARLTTALRDHVAKVAEDLRAKIRAEGPARDRAKKLHADEQVGEDFDVWTDLLARRAAVLWVLKSVYVRVVEDRKLLSPGRILDIEAQQLFERLAPNLGETAFLRWVYRDLASPKGGLPELFSPQPAEVVSPSDELSRELLLFWRHRDPDTGTQWSFADERFEGELMGDLYQDLDPVVKDRFALCQTPDFVREFILDRTLTPAIETFGADAVRLLDPACGSGHFLIDGLKRLVAATAEKQPEWNKRKLVTHCLERVVGIDLNDYACALARARLVMTAAELAGIGTLAEAAQFHPHVYWADGLEQVEKGKDTRGQQLDLLDPTKNEAPRASLTKPEVRAALRELLQPGFHAVVANPPYIVEKDDAQKAYHRERVGGRRRYVSAHRQYSLASPFTERCFQLAMRDAFVGLITSNNFMKREFGKPLVEKVLAALDLTLVVDTSQAYIPFHGTPTVLLFGCNGPPSRETVRAVMGKRGESGTPDDPATGQVWSSLVEGWDHVGFENEYVSVAELPRETLNGHPWSLGGGGAAELKEKLDAAANRRLKNIAHEIGRTTVCGQDPIYMMAPDAAARLAAPELVKPLTIGEVVRDWSIQPSEHVLYPYVEMGGAPIPADHPAVRKYFWSFRTLLRSRTVFGKSPEQRGGTWYEHLEHYAERLRTPLSIAFAFVATHNHFVLERGGKVFKQSAPVIKLPPDATEDDHLALLGLLNSSVACFWMKQVFHNKGIRGQGGGLTVTDWEQFYEFDATKSKLFPIAKDVKRASKYAKQLDLLARERLERHAGVILDDVESWLTARELRCALDRRREQDFLDFQRMAALQEELDWLCYALYGLDDQSDVVSPDEVEPLLPTYLPWCLDFAQRDAANRAALANGKDADELPTVWFERHRWDPVIALPRSVSSGTRARIEARRERTRRNPELALIETANFKRRWYRPDYESQEKQALTTWLAEHVEAAAQERGRTATIQQLVAALQGDTHVLAACEVLTGRRDFNLSHLVAQTMFGEAVPNHRFHIYKPSGLAKRSVWERTWADQRCEDAGEKVIPEVPPSYRTGDFIKPEYWKLRGKLDVPKERFIAFTEVPGRNNVDTLYGWAGWTSLERLKAILAIDEELEDGGVPLADRIALLDSAWRLLPDVAREDATAASRLKAELQALVGSDGPSRELLEEWRKRFPPPSSRASRKNSKATKKSAGRRKRSSKKKSEANGAEVQEES